From one Ignavibacteria bacterium genomic stretch:
- a CDS encoding EVE domain-containing protein — translation MKYWLVKTEPDVYSWDMFTADGQTFWDGVRNYSARNYMQAMSKGDVVVFYHTGTDKCAMGLAKVVKEAYQDPTIQDEAWVCVDIKLYKKFKYPVPLHLLKADPAYSQSPLIRIGRLSVLPLREEEFNRLMYYSETQAA, via the coding sequence ATGAAGTACTGGCTTGTAAAAACCGAACCCGATGTTTACAGTTGGGATATGTTTACCGCCGATGGACAAACTTTCTGGGATGGTGTCCGAAACTACTCGGCACGCAACTATATGCAGGCCATGAGCAAGGGAGACGTGGTAGTGTTTTATCACACCGGCACCGATAAATGTGCCATGGGTCTGGCGAAGGTTGTAAAGGAAGCGTACCAGGATCCCACAATTCAGGACGAAGCATGGGTCTGCGTTGACATAAAACTTTATAAAAAATTCAAATATCCCGTCCCGCTTCACCTACTTAAAGCAGACCCTGCCTATTCTCAATCGCCACTCATCAGAATTGGCAGACTGAGCGTACTCCCCCTCAGAGAAGAGGAATTTAATCGGTTGATGTATTATTCTGAAACCCAGGCAGCGTAA
- the tatC gene encoding twin-arginine translocase subunit TatC produces MAEQDNEKSGSEMSFLGHLDELRRRLFRALLWLIAGTAIAGFFHEWIMNVALLGPAVRSGIHLQNLQPFGQAFLLFKVVFFAGLILSFPFIAWQVWGFVAPGLYAHERKWARWVTALTTLCFLLGVAFGYFALIPSMMDYIHAMQNPNIEDNIAVNDYFSFFVNMMLASGLIFELPMVTWVVSRIGLISDKVMTKYRRHAIVGILVIAAIITPTPDPITQLMVAIPLYILYEISVVIARFNYRKRQEADA; encoded by the coding sequence ATGGCAGAACAAGATAACGAAAAATCTGGTAGCGAGATGAGTTTCCTGGGGCATCTTGACGAGCTGCGCAGGCGCTTGTTTCGTGCCTTGTTATGGCTTATTGCCGGAACTGCGATTGCAGGATTCTTTCATGAGTGGATCATGAACGTGGCGCTACTGGGTCCGGCCGTCCGGTCGGGCATTCATTTACAGAATTTGCAGCCGTTCGGGCAAGCCTTTTTGTTGTTCAAAGTTGTGTTTTTTGCAGGGTTAATTCTATCGTTTCCGTTTATTGCCTGGCAGGTGTGGGGGTTTGTAGCACCCGGCCTGTATGCACATGAGCGTAAGTGGGCACGTTGGGTAACCGCATTAACTACTCTGTGTTTTTTGCTTGGGGTTGCCTTTGGCTATTTTGCCCTGATACCGAGTATGATGGATTATATCCATGCCATGCAAAATCCCAATATCGAGGACAATATTGCTGTTAACGACTATTTTTCGTTCTTTGTAAATATGATGCTTGCTTCGGGGTTGATTTTTGAGTTACCCATGGTAACGTGGGTAGTTTCCAGGATTGGTTTAATATCAGACAAAGTGATGACAAAGTACCGTCGGCATGCCATTGTTGGAATCCTGGTCATTGCTGCCATTATTACGCCAACGCCCGACCCGATTACGCAGTTGATGGTTGCCATACCGCTGTACATTTTATACGAGATCAGTGTTGTGATTGCGCGGTTCAACTACCGAAAGCGGCAGGAGGCTGATGCCTGA
- a CDS encoding polyprenyl synthetase family protein has protein sequence MSVAVHKNISSLISGELNELDTFIRVHLKSKTALLDTVIRYILRQRGKRARPMLVFLSAGAAGGITHRATVGAAMLELLHTATLVHDDVVDNSAERRGIASINAIWKNKVAVLAGDYLLSQGLLLAMQNNETGFLHITSNAVRRMSEGELLQIQKSRQRTITEDTYFQIISDKTASLISACCEIGAVSASASPEVQQAFCDFGELLGRAFQIRDDVLDYTSRSTILGKPVGNDITENKITLPLIYACNNATSSEARAMIKLVKGKNPGKKEVSTVMKFVNLHQGTQQAQAKAHELQAKAVRLLDILPPSSYKEALVEFSKFAVERPS, from the coding sequence ATGTCTGTAGCCGTCCATAAAAATATCAGCTCACTTATCTCAGGCGAGTTGAACGAGTTAGACACGTTTATCCGTGTGCATCTTAAGTCGAAGACGGCATTGCTGGATACCGTTATCCGGTATATTCTGCGGCAGCGTGGAAAGCGTGCAAGGCCTATGCTGGTATTTCTGAGTGCAGGTGCGGCTGGCGGGATTACGCACAGAGCAACCGTTGGTGCTGCGATGCTCGAGCTGTTGCACACGGCCACGCTGGTACATGATGATGTGGTTGACAACAGTGCTGAGCGGCGCGGCATAGCAAGCATCAATGCGATCTGGAAGAACAAGGTAGCCGTTCTTGCCGGCGACTACCTGTTATCACAGGGCTTGCTTCTGGCAATGCAAAACAACGAAACCGGTTTCCTGCACATCACGTCGAATGCTGTGCGACGGATGAGTGAAGGCGAACTACTGCAGATTCAGAAAAGCCGGCAGCGCACGATAACAGAAGACACGTACTTCCAGATTATCTCCGATAAAACAGCATCGCTCATTTCGGCCTGCTGCGAAATCGGCGCTGTAAGCGCTTCAGCCTCACCCGAGGTTCAGCAGGCATTCTGCGATTTTGGTGAGCTGTTGGGCAGGGCCTTTCAGATTCGTGACGATGTACTGGATTATACCAGCAGGAGCACTATCCTTGGTAAGCCGGTGGGCAATGACATTACCGAGAACAAGATTACGCTGCCACTGATTTATGCATGCAACAACGCAACCAGTTCCGAAGCCCGGGCAATGATCAAGCTGGTAAAAGGAAAGAATCCCGGTAAAAAGGAAGTCAGTACGGTCATGAAGTTTGTTAACTTACATCAGGGTACGCAACAGGCTCAGGCAAAAGCCCATGAACTACAGGCCAAGGCTGTTCGTCTTCTTGATATACTGCCACCATCGTCATACAAGGAAGCATTGGTGGAGTTTTCTAAGTTTGCGGTTGAACGACCGTCATAA
- the dnaA gene encoding chromosomal replication initiator protein DnaA, translated as MAAGTPTAATASERSARSGGTSDAETLWARCLEIIRDNVSEQVFSTWFEQIRPSSWDGTTLTIELPSNFFYEWLEEHYAQLIKKTTQKILGARSKVRYRVVVEKDSAEPSNAVYLPAGHGMQQPALPFHAPKSSSPSAPQAQGPAVHYLSYFNPRHTFENFIRGESNQLAISAAMAVADNPGGTSYNPLVIYGPTGLGKTHLVQAIGNRVLQRNRSAKVLYTNSEKFTMEYINAIQTNKVPDFTNFYRGVDVLIVDDIQFLGGKEKTQDQFFHTFNALLSIGKQVVLTSDKQPKDLADVDERLISRFVWGLMADIQPPDFETRMAILQQKALEEGVDLPGDILEFVARNVSSSVREIEGCLISILAKVTLDNRELSLELAKDVVRNVTSSPSARQLTIEDIKQEVSVYYNQPIELLSAKTRKHEVVLPRQMCMYLAKHLTQMSLKSIGMHFGGRDHTTVLHSCQQISNYIDTDRKVRQDVEFLKKALRS; from the coding sequence GTGGCAGCCGGAACCCCGACGGCAGCAACTGCAAGTGAGCGTTCTGCACGAAGCGGCGGTACTTCAGATGCCGAGACCCTGTGGGCCCGGTGTTTGGAAATCATTCGCGACAATGTGTCGGAACAGGTGTTTTCTACCTGGTTCGAACAGATACGCCCGAGCAGCTGGGACGGGACGACGCTGACAATTGAGTTGCCAAGTAACTTTTTTTATGAGTGGCTGGAAGAGCATTACGCTCAGCTCATTAAGAAAACAACTCAAAAAATTCTGGGTGCCCGCAGTAAGGTGCGCTATCGCGTGGTGGTAGAAAAGGATTCTGCTGAACCGTCGAATGCGGTGTACCTGCCGGCAGGACATGGAATGCAGCAGCCGGCACTTCCGTTTCATGCTCCCAAGTCTTCTTCACCGTCGGCTCCTCAGGCGCAGGGTCCGGCCGTACATTATCTGTCGTACTTCAATCCGCGGCATACCTTCGAAAACTTTATTCGCGGCGAGAGCAATCAACTGGCAATTTCTGCTGCAATGGCGGTAGCTGATAACCCGGGTGGTACGAGCTATAATCCGCTGGTAATCTATGGTCCAACGGGGCTGGGAAAAACCCACCTGGTTCAGGCAATTGGTAACCGCGTGCTGCAGCGCAACAGGTCGGCAAAGGTGCTGTATACGAACAGTGAAAAGTTCACGATGGAATACATCAATGCCATCCAGACCAACAAGGTACCGGACTTCACGAATTTTTACCGCGGTGTTGATGTTCTGATTGTTGACGATATTCAGTTCCTTGGCGGTAAGGAAAAAACACAGGATCAGTTCTTTCATACATTTAATGCTCTTCTGAGCATTGGGAAGCAGGTTGTTCTTACCAGTGATAAACAGCCCAAGGATCTGGCCGATGTTGACGAACGGCTGATTTCGCGGTTTGTGTGGGGGCTGATGGCAGATATTCAACCACCCGACTTTGAAACACGAATGGCAATTCTGCAGCAAAAGGCTCTGGAAGAGGGAGTGGATCTGCCGGGTGATATTCTTGAGTTCGTTGCCAGAAACGTTTCGTCCAGCGTGCGTGAAATCGAGGGATGTCTGATTTCGATTCTTGCAAAGGTGACACTGGATAACCGCGAGTTGTCACTGGAACTTGCCAAGGATGTTGTTCGAAATGTTACCAGCTCACCGTCAGCCCGGCAGCTCACGATCGAGGATATCAAGCAGGAAGTGTCGGTTTACTATAACCAGCCCATCGAGCTGCTGTCGGCAAAAACGCGCAAACACGAGGTTGTACTGCCACGCCAGATGTGTATGTATCTTGCAAAACATCTTACCCAGATGTCGCTAAAAAGCATTGGCATGCACTTCGGAGGCCGTGACCATACTACGGTGCTTCATTCCTGCCAGCAGATATCAAACTATATTGATACCGACAGAAAGGTCAGGCAGGACGTAGAGTTCCTGAAAAAGGCACTGCGTTCATAA